Proteins from one Halopseudomonas pelagia genomic window:
- a CDS encoding sensor histidine kinase: protein MRLHEFISANIEAILKEWQDFARANQPPGGNMNEVELRDHAKELLTNIVRDMTSAQTEPEREAKSQGNAPTSGADTPAEEHADERLGAGFSIRLLVAEYRALRASVLRLWFDGAAPPHKKDADEVEDLIRFNEAIDKALAESVARYSEAVTENSDIFIGMLGHDLRSPLQVLSFGAAKLKNMEDAGNSLNQLGSTMIASVQRMKEMLDNLMDFTETRIGEGLSIRRSRTDLAAIIHQLIEEFRSAHSENTFKQVITGDCSGNWDAIRIGQICQNLISNALQHGAPMGEVVVSCEGLDDKVILTVKSDGEPILESLQQNIFHLAHRKHYAKENLNKNLGLGLYIVKELVTAHNGKVSVESTQSKGTTFKVELPKTAS, encoded by the coding sequence ATGAGATTGCATGAGTTCATCTCCGCAAATATTGAGGCCATTCTCAAGGAATGGCAGGACTTTGCGCGCGCCAATCAGCCGCCCGGCGGAAATATGAATGAAGTTGAGCTCCGCGATCATGCGAAGGAGCTTCTGACCAACATCGTCCGCGATATGACCAGCGCCCAGACTGAACCGGAACGCGAGGCGAAATCGCAAGGAAATGCCCCGACCTCTGGTGCGGACACCCCGGCCGAAGAACATGCGGATGAACGCCTGGGCGCAGGCTTCTCTATCCGCCTTTTGGTTGCAGAATATCGGGCTTTACGCGCCAGTGTTCTGCGCCTGTGGTTTGACGGGGCAGCACCCCCGCATAAGAAAGATGCGGATGAGGTGGAAGACCTGATCCGTTTTAATGAAGCCATAGATAAAGCTCTGGCTGAATCGGTTGCTCGCTACTCCGAAGCGGTGACTGAAAACTCGGATATTTTTATCGGCATGCTCGGCCACGATCTTCGCTCGCCTCTGCAGGTATTGAGCTTTGGTGCGGCAAAACTGAAAAACATGGAGGATGCCGGCAACAGTCTAAACCAGCTGGGTTCAACCATGATTGCCAGCGTGCAGCGGATGAAGGAAATGCTGGATAACCTGATGGATTTCACCGAAACCCGTATTGGTGAAGGCCTTAGCATTCGCCGCAGCCGGACCGACCTGGCCGCGATTATCCATCAGCTGATAGAAGAATTTCGCTCAGCGCATAGTGAAAACACTTTCAAGCAAGTAATAACCGGCGACTGCAGCGGTAACTGGGACGCCATCCGCATCGGGCAGATCTGTCAGAACCTCATCAGTAACGCTTTGCAGCATGGTGCTCCGATGGGCGAGGTCGTTGTCAGTTGTGAAGGCCTTGATGACAAGGTAATCCTGACGGTGAAGAGCGATGGGGAGCCCATACTGGAGTCGCTACAGCAGAACATTTTCCATCTGGCTCACCGCAAACATTATGCAAAAGAAAACCTGAACAAGAACCTGGGTCTGGGACTGTATATTGTCAAAGAACTTGTCACGGCCCATAACGGCAAAGTGAGCGTGGAGTCCACGCAGAGCAAGGGAACGACTTTCAAGGTAGAGCTACCTAAAACTGCGTCATAA
- a CDS encoding DUF2235 domain-containing protein produces the protein MKRIVICADGTWQSPESDKPTHVLRIAQAVAPADAQGNRQVVFYDWGVGSEGDRLTGGVTGKGIDKNIMDCYRFIVHNYDVGDQLFLFGFSRGAYTVRSLGGLIRNCGILKRAHAGHINAAYELYRQRSPASSPGEVKARQFRKDYAVADISQIEFIGVFDTVGALGIPAPFLGTLGTARYLFHDTEPSGIICHARHAVAIDENREDFEPALWTLKPGIDLKQVWFAGVHTDIGGGYPDHSLGDYAGVWICREAQSAGLHLEAHLQAQLQPNHLGSKHNEYKGFYRIMRRSRVRVPEAQLHRSVRKRWEDPAAKYSSPGLRQLLKQIKDDWSKVSLFD, from the coding sequence ATGAAACGTATCGTTATTTGCGCCGACGGCACCTGGCAGTCACCGGAAAGCGACAAACCTACTCATGTTCTGCGCATCGCCCAGGCGGTTGCCCCGGCTGACGCGCAGGGCAACCGGCAAGTGGTGTTTTACGACTGGGGTGTAGGTTCCGAGGGCGATCGTCTCACCGGGGGCGTTACTGGCAAGGGCATCGACAAGAACATCATGGATTGCTACCGGTTTATCGTGCACAACTACGATGTCGGTGACCAATTATTCCTGTTCGGTTTCAGCCGCGGCGCCTACACCGTTCGTTCGCTTGGCGGGCTCATTCGCAACTGCGGCATTCTCAAACGTGCGCACGCCGGGCACATCAATGCGGCCTATGAGCTGTATCGCCAGCGCAGTCCAGCCTCTTCCCCGGGTGAAGTCAAAGCACGCCAGTTCAGGAAGGATTACGCCGTGGCCGATATCAGCCAGATAGAATTTATTGGGGTGTTCGATACCGTCGGCGCATTGGGTATACCCGCGCCCTTTCTCGGCACGCTGGGCACAGCGCGCTATTTGTTTCATGACACTGAACCCAGCGGCATCATTTGCCACGCACGGCATGCGGTGGCCATTGATGAGAATCGGGAAGACTTTGAACCAGCACTCTGGACCCTCAAACCGGGCATTGATTTGAAGCAGGTGTGGTTTGCTGGCGTCCATACCGATATCGGCGGCGGCTATCCGGATCATTCCCTGGGAGACTACGCCGGGGTGTGGATCTGCCGTGAAGCGCAGAGCGCCGGCCTGCATCTGGAAGCGCATTTGCAGGCCCAGCTGCAGCCGAATCACCTGGGCAGCAAGCATAACGAGTACAAAGGCTTCTACCGCATCATGCGTCGTTCCAGAGTGCGAGTACCCGAGGCGCAACTGCACCGCAGCGTGCGCAAGCGCTGGGAAGACCCCGCTGCCAAATACAGCAGCCCGGGGTTACGCCAGTTGCTCAAACAGATAAAGGACGACTGGAGCAAGGTCAGCCTGTTCGACTGA
- a CDS encoding methyl-accepting chemotaxis protein: protein MFNHHLKARLKEQDQELHVLRQLAAMLASDEMYIELDKDFKIAVVNQKFAQALDYTPAQLQGRPMAEVVPSYVSKLPCFHNFRAAVGKFQPISDDYRYLRSNGSLVWLRVNWYPLKDDRGELLSIKGVARDVTHSIQAAKENQEFIDALMRSTAVIQFSLDGKVISANKQFLQAMGYSKEQIVGKHHSLFCTPETTASPEYKSFWQTLNRGEYVSNRFQRIDSMGRDVWLEASYNPVYDTEGTLYKVVKFASVVSDQVEREAEVREAAGVAYDISLQTDVSAERGASVVQDTVETMEHVAREVESATQGIEALGKQSLLISSIVQTISGIAAQTNLLALNAAIEAARAGEQGRGFAVVADEVRQLAGRTSKATEEIIQVVEKNQSLAEDAVHGMARSREQAAQGLALAGQAGTVIVEIQKGAKQVVNAVGRFAKELK from the coding sequence ATGTTTAACCACCATTTGAAAGCCAGGCTCAAGGAACAGGATCAGGAGCTGCATGTTTTGCGTCAGTTGGCAGCCATGCTGGCGTCTGATGAGATGTATATCGAGTTGGACAAGGATTTCAAAATAGCGGTGGTTAATCAGAAATTTGCCCAGGCGCTGGACTACACTCCAGCGCAGTTGCAAGGCCGCCCAATGGCGGAGGTAGTGCCAAGTTACGTGAGCAAACTGCCCTGCTTTCATAACTTCAGGGCCGCCGTCGGCAAATTTCAGCCGATTTCAGATGATTACCGGTACTTGCGCAGCAACGGCAGCCTGGTTTGGCTGCGCGTCAACTGGTACCCGTTGAAGGATGACCGGGGCGAGTTACTGAGTATCAAGGGGGTTGCCCGCGACGTGACCCATAGCATCCAGGCTGCGAAGGAAAACCAGGAGTTTATTGATGCACTGATGCGCTCTACCGCCGTGATCCAGTTCAGCCTGGACGGCAAGGTAATCAGCGCCAACAAGCAATTCCTGCAAGCCATGGGCTATTCGAAGGAGCAGATCGTCGGCAAGCACCATAGTCTTTTCTGTACTCCCGAAACGACTGCTTCGCCAGAATACAAAAGCTTCTGGCAAACGCTCAATCGGGGCGAATACGTCAGCAACCGCTTCCAGCGGATCGACAGCATGGGCCGCGATGTCTGGCTGGAGGCCAGCTATAACCCGGTGTATGACACCGAAGGCACGCTGTACAAGGTGGTCAAGTTCGCTAGCGTGGTCAGTGATCAGGTAGAGCGGGAGGCCGAGGTCAGGGAAGCCGCTGGCGTCGCCTACGACATCTCGCTGCAGACGGACGTGAGCGCGGAACGGGGCGCATCCGTGGTCCAGGATACCGTCGAAACCATGGAGCATGTAGCGCGTGAAGTGGAATCTGCCACTCAGGGTATCGAAGCGCTAGGCAAACAATCCCTGTTGATCAGTTCAATCGTTCAGACCATTAGTGGCATTGCAGCCCAGACCAACCTGCTGGCTCTGAACGCGGCCATTGAGGCTGCGCGGGCGGGCGAACAAGGCCGAGGATTCGCGGTGGTGGCGGATGAAGTACGGCAGTTGGCAGGTCGCACCAGCAAGGCTACCGAAGAGATCATCCAGGTGGTGGAGAAGAACCAGTCGCTGGCCGAAGATGCCGTACATGGCATGGCCCGTAGCCGTGAGCAAGCAGCTCAGGGCCTGGCGCTGGCGGGTCAGGCGGGGACGGTGATCGTTGAAATTCAGAAGGGCGCCAAACAGGTGGTCAATGCGGTTGGTCGCTTTGCCAAGGAACTGAAGTAG
- a CDS encoding PAS domain-containing sensor histidine kinase, translating to MDSKAHLGPLFSAEDKYRLLVDAVTDYAIYMLDPQGFIASWNTGAQRLKGYAAEEVIGQHFSMFYSDLDRAAGLPDNGLAIAVQQGRFANEGWRVRKDGTRFWAHVVLDPIRDGAGDIIGFAKVTRDLTERKLAEEALRKSEEQLRLLVQGVTDYAIYLISPEGLVTNWNAGAQKIKGYRPEEVIGRHFSCFYTPEDVANGKPETNLALAARAGRAEEEGWRIRKDGTRFMAHVIIDAIRETDGTLTGFAKVTRDITERMETQKALDYAREELLQAQKMEAVGRLTGGVAHDFNNFLTIILISLKMARKRVMDSPDVLRFVDNAIQGAERGASMTQRMLAFSSRQSLQLEVLSLAELVQGMRDLLQRSIGPQVRIRTQTAGALPPVQADAHQLETLLLNLVLNARDAMPEGGDITINTRRPLCQELPMTGLDDEDWVILEVADVGEGMDTQTLARATEPFFTTKGVGKGTGLGLSMVHGIIEQLGGKLKLHSEPGLGTRAQLWLPVYQGEEPVVDHDEMAPTADSAVALRVLAVDDDALVLTNTCALLEEIGHLPFSAGSAAEALVLLEQETVDLVITDHAMPLMTGSELADLLHERYPGLPVILATGYLEIGYQQTDNTPLLTKPFDEQDLVQVISRAVSRSKEQG from the coding sequence ATGGACAGCAAAGCGCATCTGGGTCCTCTGTTCTCGGCAGAAGACAAATACCGTCTTTTGGTTGATGCGGTGACTGACTACGCCATTTACATGCTTGACCCGCAGGGCTTTATTGCCAGCTGGAATACCGGCGCCCAGCGGCTCAAAGGCTATGCTGCGGAAGAGGTTATTGGTCAGCATTTTTCGATGTTCTATTCCGACCTCGATCGCGCTGCGGGCCTGCCGGATAACGGCCTGGCGATTGCTGTTCAGCAGGGGCGGTTTGCCAACGAGGGTTGGCGGGTGCGCAAGGATGGCACACGCTTCTGGGCGCATGTGGTGCTGGACCCCATCCGCGATGGAGCCGGGGACATTATCGGTTTTGCCAAGGTCACCCGCGATCTCACCGAACGCAAGTTAGCCGAAGAAGCGCTGCGCAAGAGTGAGGAGCAGTTGCGCCTGTTAGTGCAGGGCGTGACGGATTACGCGATTTATCTGATCAGCCCGGAGGGGCTGGTTACCAATTGGAACGCTGGCGCCCAGAAGATCAAAGGCTACCGCCCGGAAGAGGTCATAGGCCGGCATTTCTCCTGTTTCTATACGCCTGAAGATGTGGCCAATGGCAAGCCCGAAACCAATCTTGCGCTGGCCGCCCGCGCGGGTAGAGCGGAGGAGGAGGGCTGGCGGATACGCAAAGACGGTACCCGATTCATGGCCCACGTAATCATTGATGCCATTCGCGAAACGGACGGCACTCTGACCGGTTTTGCCAAGGTCACGCGGGATATCACCGAACGCATGGAGACGCAAAAGGCGCTCGACTATGCGCGTGAGGAGCTGCTGCAAGCGCAGAAGATGGAAGCGGTCGGCCGCCTTACCGGCGGCGTGGCGCACGACTTCAACAACTTCCTGACGATCATCCTTATCAGTCTGAAAATGGCGCGCAAGCGGGTGATGGATTCTCCCGATGTGCTGCGTTTTGTGGACAACGCGATCCAGGGCGCCGAGCGCGGCGCCTCCATGACCCAGCGCATGCTGGCGTTCTCCAGCCGCCAGTCGCTGCAGCTGGAAGTGCTCTCGCTGGCTGAGCTGGTGCAGGGCATGCGTGACCTGCTTCAGCGCTCCATCGGACCGCAGGTACGTATTCGCACCCAGACCGCCGGGGCGCTGCCGCCTGTACAAGCTGACGCGCATCAACTGGAAACCCTGTTGTTGAATCTGGTACTTAACGCACGCGATGCGATGCCGGAAGGCGGCGATATCACCATCAATACGCGCCGACCCCTTTGCCAAGAGCTGCCCATGACCGGTCTGGATGACGAAGACTGGGTGATCTTGGAAGTGGCTGACGTCGGTGAGGGCATGGACACGCAAACTCTGGCACGGGCAACCGAACCCTTTTTCACCACCAAGGGTGTGGGCAAGGGCACTGGTTTAGGCTTATCCATGGTGCACGGTATTATCGAACAGCTGGGTGGCAAGCTGAAACTGCATAGCGAGCCCGGTCTAGGTACGCGCGCGCAGCTTTGGCTGCCTGTCTATCAAGGTGAGGAACCAGTGGTTGATCACGACGAGATGGCGCCTACGGCCGATTCGGCTGTCGCGCTGCGAGTTCTCGCCGTGGACGATGACGCTCTGGTACTGACCAATACCTGCGCGCTGCTTGAAGAGATAGGCCATCTGCCTTTCTCAGCAGGTTCGGCTGCTGAAGCACTGGTTTTGCTGGAGCAGGAGACGGTTGATCTGGTGATCACTGATCACGCCATGCCGCTTATGACTGGCAGTGAATTGGCTGATCTGCTGCATGAGCGCTACCCGGGCTTGCCGGTGATACTGGCCACCGGGTATCTGGAAATCGGCTATCAGCAGACCGATAACACACCTCTGCTGACCAAACCCTTCGATGAGCAGGATCTGGTTCAGGTAATTTCCCGGGCGGTCAGCCGATCCAAGGAGCAGGGCTAG
- a CDS encoding SdiA-regulated domain-containing protein has translation MACAATLLALVIAYLATSPWLDRVYFSYKTEANAERWTSQSILLQELKATVQALPVAGVEQSLSGLTWDTDRDHLWAVSNRPTELIALDKQGNTLFKTKLDGFADTEAVAYLGDGMLAIAEERLQNIVIVDVPLQTSTIYREGLPFITLNLADKIENKNVEGLGYDIAGDRLFVTKERDPMSLIEIGGFRKTLEGGMALSIRDHKTLINDKVFTTDLASVTFAPQYGNMLLLSEQSKTIIEFNGQNKVIAFSALNSGFAGLEESIPQPEGMTVDDKGNLFVVSEPNLFYRFERM, from the coding sequence ATGGCCTGCGCCGCTACGTTACTTGCATTGGTTATCGCTTATCTGGCCACTTCGCCGTGGCTGGACCGCGTCTATTTTTCATACAAGACCGAGGCCAACGCAGAGAGATGGACTTCACAGTCCATTCTTCTGCAGGAGCTGAAAGCCACAGTGCAAGCGCTACCCGTTGCGGGCGTTGAACAAAGCCTTTCGGGGTTGACCTGGGATACGGACCGCGATCATCTCTGGGCAGTCAGCAATCGACCAACCGAACTGATCGCCCTGGATAAGCAAGGCAACACCCTGTTTAAAACAAAACTGGACGGGTTTGCTGACACCGAGGCAGTGGCTTATCTGGGTGACGGCATGCTGGCGATTGCCGAAGAACGTTTGCAAAATATCGTCATTGTTGATGTCCCCCTGCAGACTTCGACGATTTATCGTGAGGGTCTGCCTTTTATCACGCTGAACCTGGCCGACAAAATCGAAAACAAAAACGTCGAGGGCCTGGGTTACGACATCGCTGGCGATCGTTTGTTTGTCACCAAGGAACGTGACCCGATGAGCCTGATCGAGATCGGCGGCTTTCGCAAGACACTTGAGGGCGGCATGGCCCTATCCATCCGCGACCACAAGACGCTAATCAACGACAAGGTATTCACTACCGACCTGGCCTCCGTCACCTTCGCGCCGCAGTACGGCAATATGTTGCTACTAAGCGAGCAGTCAAAAACCATCATCGAGTTTAATGGGCAAAACAAAGTCATTGCCTTCAGCGCGCTGAATTCCGGTTTTGCCGGGCTGGAAGAATCCATTCCGCAACCGGAAGGCATGACCGTGGACGACAAAGGCAACCTGTTCGTGGTCAGTGAACCAAACCTGTTTTACCGCTTTGAGCGGATGTAA